In Neorhizobium galegae, the following proteins share a genomic window:
- a CDS encoding GGDEF domain-containing protein, translating into MTAAHLAPEIEIGQETAFSRDQLYFILSALPDPCFVLTRSGRYAALFGGKDTRYYHDGSNLVGKSVHDVLVLEKANRFIREIEKALASRSLHIVEYSLSGSDVKGLETDGPDHAIWFEGRVQALDFQVDGEDAVVWVASNITEKNAVENQLRHQSETDALTGFFNRRKLMDVLALKFELFRDEHIPTSVFMFDIDHFKTVNDDFGHAVGDAVLKAIAGVCRLELRKTDFLARLGGDEFVVVMPATRQEHGIVIANRLRQRVATEVREALGHHATISGGLSEFLAADASSEDILKRADDGLYRSKRAGRNRISPA; encoded by the coding sequence ATGACGGCAGCTCACCTTGCGCCAGAGATCGAGATCGGACAGGAAACCGCCTTTTCCCGCGATCAGCTTTATTTCATTCTGTCGGCGCTCCCGGATCCATGCTTCGTCCTGACCCGCAGCGGCCGTTATGCCGCGCTCTTCGGCGGCAAGGACACCCGCTATTATCATGATGGCAGCAATCTCGTCGGCAAGAGCGTCCATGACGTCCTCGTCTTGGAGAAGGCGAACCGCTTCATACGGGAAATCGAAAAGGCGCTCGCCTCGCGTTCCCTGCATATCGTCGAATACAGCCTCTCCGGCAGCGACGTGAAGGGACTGGAGACGGATGGCCCCGACCACGCGATCTGGTTTGAAGGCCGTGTCCAGGCGCTCGATTTCCAGGTCGACGGCGAGGATGCGGTCGTCTGGGTCGCCAGCAACATCACGGAAAAGAACGCCGTCGAGAACCAGTTGCGCCACCAAAGCGAGACCGATGCGCTGACCGGCTTCTTCAATCGCCGCAAGCTGATGGACGTGCTCGCCCTGAAGTTCGAGCTTTTTCGCGACGAGCATATCCCGACATCCGTATTCATGTTCGACATCGATCACTTCAAGACCGTCAACGACGACTTCGGCCATGCGGTCGGCGATGCGGTTCTGAAAGCGATCGCCGGCGTCTGTCGCCTGGAATTGCGCAAGACCGACTTTCTCGCCCGCCTCGGCGGCGACGAGTTCGTCGTGGTCATGCCCGCCACCCGGCAGGAGCACGGCATCGTCATCGCCAACCGGCTGCGCCAGCGCGTCGCCACCGAGGTCCGGGAGGCGCTTGGCCATCACGCCACGATCAGCGGCGGCTTGAGCGAATTTCTGGCGGCGGATGCCTCTTCCGAGGACATTCTGAAACGGGCCGACGACGGCCTCTACCGTTCCAAGCGTGCCGGCCGGAACCGGATCAGCCCCGCATAG